A region from the Desulfomarina profundi genome encodes:
- a CDS encoding ABC transporter substrate-binding protein gives MDAPRLIRRQVHYLVVLVSVFLAGMAQAQETITIGINLPLSGARNEAGKNVKAGVELIREQVNAAGGVKIGGQSYTLQYVYGDNESEPQKAVSAALKLITVDKVVAIVGPIDSSRAIPAGNICNSFKTPMVSPTSTNPKTTLNRPFVFRACFLDNFQGEVMADFAITELKAEKAAVLFNVADAYPRGLAEFFKKSFEKQRGPGSVVAFEKFLSSEKDYSHYFEKIVASDADVLFIPQYSDEIPAIIKQARKNGWKKAIFGGDAWESSDLMAECGDVCKGLYFCSHFGAVGAKGKAKTFVEQFEKKNGRLPTANAALSYDSVDLVLTAISHLDSLGSNLLDTRRAIKDKLAAIRSFEGVSGSLDMNSTGDPTKSAVVLKINDKGEFESYKILNP, from the coding sequence ATGGATGCACCAAGACTGATTCGGCGGCAGGTTCATTACCTTGTTGTTCTGGTTTCCGTGTTTCTTGCGGGTATGGCCCAGGCACAGGAGACTATAACTATTGGCATCAACCTTCCTTTAAGTGGAGCAAGGAATGAGGCGGGGAAGAATGTGAAAGCGGGAGTAGAGCTTATTCGTGAGCAGGTCAATGCAGCAGGCGGTGTGAAGATTGGTGGTCAGTCATATACATTGCAATATGTATATGGTGACAATGAATCTGAGCCACAGAAAGCAGTTTCAGCGGCGTTGAAACTTATTACTGTTGATAAAGTTGTTGCCATTGTTGGTCCGATTGACAGCTCCAGAGCCATTCCTGCAGGAAATATCTGCAACTCGTTTAAAACTCCCATGGTTTCACCAACCTCAACCAATCCGAAAACCACGTTGAACAGACCTTTTGTATTCCGCGCCTGTTTTCTTGATAATTTCCAGGGTGAGGTTATGGCGGATTTTGCCATAACAGAGCTGAAGGCAGAAAAAGCGGCCGTTTTGTTCAATGTTGCCGATGCCTATCCTAGGGGGCTTGCAGAGTTTTTTAAGAAGAGCTTTGAAAAGCAGCGGGGGCCAGGTTCTGTTGTTGCTTTTGAAAAATTCTTATCCAGTGAAAAAGATTACTCCCATTATTTTGAAAAAATTGTTGCATCAGATGCCGATGTTCTGTTTATCCCGCAATATTCGGATGAAATTCCTGCTATCATTAAACAGGCCAGAAAAAATGGTTGGAAAAAAGCAATCTTCGGTGGTGACGCATGGGAGTCTTCAGACCTGATGGCAGAGTGTGGGGATGTTTGTAAAGGACTTTATTTTTGCTCTCATTTTGGTGCTGTCGGCGCAAAAGGAAAAGCCAAAACCTTTGTTGAGCAGTTTGAAAAGAAAAACGGTCGGCTTCCCACGGCCAATGCTGCTCTCAGTTACGATTCTGTTGATCTGGTTCTCACCGCAATCAGTCATCTTGACAGCCTGGGCAGTAATCTTCTGGACACCAGACGGGCAATCAAAGACAAGCTTGCCGCCATCAGAAGTTTTGAAGGGGTTTCAGGTTCCCTGGATATGAACAGTACCGGTGACCCGACAAAAAGTGCGGTCGTGTTGAAAATTAATGACAAGGGTGAGTTTGAATCCTATAAGATTCTCAATCCATAG
- a CDS encoding nitroreductase family protein, which yields MLDFKIDEDLCIGCGQCASDCPATIIAMDGGLPIIPEDMEQYCIHCLHCFAICSEGALSLLGATVQDVLELRKNLPDPEKMEVLIKGRRSFRNYQDENMDPAEIEKLLEVAWHGPSGHNDRRLLFSLVDDKDVLDSIRKEAFSGLEKLINEDRLPEGMEMFSDIMEAWKQNGVDILFRGAPHLLVVSAHKESAAPLHDAIISLTTFELYAQSRGVGTIWNGLAMLTITELVPALRRRLQIPDDYQIGYVMGFGMPAVRYDRTVNRGKPNYVRIEK from the coding sequence ATGCTGGATTTCAAGATTGATGAGGATCTGTGTATAGGGTGTGGACAGTGTGCAAGTGATTGTCCGGCCACAATTATAGCAATGGACGGTGGTCTACCGATCATTCCGGAGGATATGGAGCAGTATTGTATACATTGTCTGCACTGTTTTGCCATATGCAGTGAGGGAGCCCTGTCTCTTCTCGGTGCAACTGTTCAGGATGTCCTGGAGCTGCGAAAAAATCTTCCAGATCCCGAAAAAATGGAGGTACTCATCAAGGGTCGACGATCTTTCAGGAACTATCAGGACGAGAACATGGACCCTGCCGAGATTGAGAAGCTTCTCGAGGTGGCCTGGCATGGTCCCAGTGGTCACAATGACAGGCGTCTGTTGTTCAGCCTGGTGGATGACAAGGATGTATTGGACAGTATACGAAAGGAAGCTTTTTCCGGTCTTGAAAAGCTGATCAACGAAGACAGGCTGCCAGAAGGCATGGAAATGTTTTCTGATATCATGGAGGCGTGGAAACAGAATGGAGTGGATATTCTCTTTCGCGGTGCCCCTCATCTCCTGGTCGTTTCAGCCCATAAAGAGAGTGCGGCTCCCCTGCATGATGCCATTATCAGTTTGACGACTTTTGAACTGTATGCCCAGAGTCGAGGCGTGGGAACCATCTGGAACGGTCTTGCCATGTTGACCATCACGGAACTGGTTCCTGCCCTGCGCAGACGACTGCAGATTCCAGACGATTACCAGATTGGATATGTCATGGGATTTGGTATGCCTGCTGTTCGGTATGATCGAACTGTCAATCGTGGAAAACCGAACTATGTTCGTATTGAAAAATAA
- a CDS encoding enoyl-ACP reductase FabI, protein MNFLNIDKKKFIVFGLANKKSVAAVIGKTLLAEGAELIHVVRSEERKKTAQKLFPDSRIYTCDVENEENIVRVRDEIASCIDAENGGRVAGIVHSIAFANYSEGMKPFHETIKADFLQAIDISCFSFIAIANHFKDLIARDGSFVTITISTTRMAAENYGYMGPVKAALNSSLCFLAKSFSDFSNIRFNAVAAGLLKTSASAGIPGYVDSYLFAEKAILRKKALTTQEAANTAAFLLSDRSSGINCQTIVVDAGMEVNYFDKDIITKAVS, encoded by the coding sequence ATGAATTTTCTGAACATAGATAAAAAAAAATTTATTGTTTTCGGTCTGGCCAATAAAAAATCGGTGGCTGCAGTAATTGGAAAGACCCTGCTGGCGGAAGGGGCTGAACTCATCCATGTGGTTCGTTCAGAGGAGAGAAAAAAAACGGCCCAGAAGCTGTTTCCTGACAGCCGGATTTATACCTGCGATGTGGAGAATGAGGAAAACATAGTCCGGGTCAGGGATGAAATTGCCAGCTGTATTGATGCTGAGAACGGTGGCCGGGTGGCCGGTATTGTTCATTCAATTGCCTTTGCCAATTATTCAGAAGGAATGAAACCGTTTCATGAAACGATCAAAGCCGACTTTCTCCAGGCAATTGATATTTCCTGTTTTTCATTTATTGCCATTGCCAACCATTTTAAGGATTTGATCGCCAGGGACGGTTCTTTTGTGACAATTACCATCTCCACCACAAGAATGGCAGCGGAAAATTATGGCTACATGGGCCCGGTGAAAGCGGCCTTGAATTCTTCTCTCTGTTTCCTGGCAAAAAGCTTTTCCGATTTTTCCAATATTCGGTTCAATGCGGTTGCAGCAGGTCTGTTGAAAACATCAGCATCGGCCGGTATTCCGGGGTATGTGGACAGTTATCTTTTTGCCGAGAAGGCCATTTTGAGAAAAAAGGCACTGACCACTCAGGAAGCGGCGAATACGGCGGCCTTTCTACTGTCGGATCGATCATCTGGAATAAACTGCCAGACGATTGTTGTCGACGCAGGAATGGAGGTAAATTACTTCGATAAGGATATAATTACGAAAGCGGTGAGTTGA
- a CDS encoding 1,4-dihydroxy-2-naphthoate polyprenyltransferase: MAKQHIQSKFSLWIQAARPKTLPAALAPVIVGSAAAFRDGGFRPFTALICLACAVTLQVAVNFANDYFDAKNKIDSGERLGPVRVTQSGLIPPESVKRAIIWSLVLTTLFFACLVNSGGVVVLFIGVASILSALAYSGGPFPLASHGLGEIFVFIFFGLVAVCGTYFIQTGQLNLFIVTAAIPPGLLISAIMVVNNLRDRETDRKAGKNTLAVILGKRATIVLYIVLIGASYSVSIMMVAGNSTVSAMIFLPWLTLPHGWKLIREIRENEGRDLNETLAKTAKFSLVFSLLFAVGIIWTGT, encoded by the coding sequence ATGGCTAAACAGCATATACAGTCAAAATTTTCCCTGTGGATTCAGGCAGCCAGACCTAAAACCCTGCCGGCGGCTCTGGCCCCGGTGATAGTGGGTTCTGCTGCAGCTTTTCGGGACGGAGGGTTCAGGCCTTTCACAGCACTGATTTGCCTGGCCTGCGCGGTTACTCTTCAGGTCGCGGTGAATTTTGCCAACGATTACTTTGACGCAAAAAACAAAATTGATTCCGGTGAGCGTTTGGGACCTGTCCGGGTAACCCAGAGCGGTCTTATTCCGCCGGAATCCGTCAAACGGGCCATAATCTGGTCCCTGGTGCTGACTACATTGTTTTTCGCCTGTCTGGTGAACAGTGGTGGAGTCGTTGTCCTGTTTATCGGTGTTGCTTCAATTCTTTCAGCTCTTGCGTACAGTGGTGGTCCTTTCCCCCTTGCCAGTCACGGTCTTGGGGAGATTTTTGTCTTTATTTTTTTTGGTCTTGTAGCTGTCTGTGGTACATACTTTATCCAGACCGGCCAGTTGAATCTATTTATAGTTACTGCTGCTATTCCACCCGGTCTTTTGATAAGTGCAATAATGGTTGTAAATAACCTTCGGGATCGGGAAACTGACCGGAAGGCGGGAAAAAATACTTTGGCAGTGATTCTTGGAAAACGGGCAACAATTGTTCTGTATATTGTTTTGATTGGGGCCAGTTACAGTGTTTCAATTATGATGGTCGCGGGCAACAGTACGGTTTCGGCGATGATTTTTCTCCCGTGGCTGACACTCCCCCACGGGTGGAAACTTATCCGCGAAATTCGTGAAAATGAGGGCAGGGATCTGAATGAGACACTGGCGAAGACGGCGAAGTTTTCCCTGGTTTTCAGTCTGCTTTTTGCTGTGGGAATAATATGGACAGGTACATGA
- a CDS encoding ABC transporter permease, with protein MKRRATLVSSFAGLVMFFGLWQIFSLIVNRPILPSPVEVVPLFFRNIITGDLGLHFLASAARVLAAILIATLLAAPLGLALGQMPKVDRVVGPLIALIYPIPKIIFLPVIYVLMGITDLSKITLIAIIIFFQILVVVRDEAAGLKKELILSVKSLGAGRRALFRYVYLPASIPAVLTALRVSVGTAVAVLFIAEQSLTSYGLGYYIVIETYQVLLYPEMYTGIMGMGVLGVLLYFGIYSIELKVSRHMFIE; from the coding sequence ATGAAAAGAAGGGCAACACTGGTGAGCAGTTTTGCCGGACTGGTCATGTTTTTTGGACTGTGGCAGATTTTTTCCCTGATTGTCAACCGTCCCATTCTTCCTTCTCCCGTGGAGGTTGTGCCTCTTTTTTTCCGGAATATCATCACCGGGGATCTGGGGCTGCATTTTCTGGCGTCGGCGGCCAGGGTACTGGCAGCCATTTTGATTGCCACCCTGCTTGCGGCACCACTTGGCCTTGCTTTGGGACAGATGCCTAAGGTTGACCGGGTGGTGGGGCCTCTTATTGCACTTATCTATCCCATTCCCAAAATTATTTTTCTGCCGGTGATCTATGTCCTGATGGGAATTACCGATCTCTCAAAGATAACGCTCATTGCCATAATTATTTTTTTCCAGATTCTGGTTGTGGTTCGTGATGAGGCGGCAGGGTTGAAAAAGGAACTGATTCTTTCCGTAAAATCCCTTGGTGCAGGGAGGCGTGCCTTATTCAGATATGTATATCTTCCCGCCTCTATTCCAGCGGTACTCACAGCGCTAAGGGTTTCGGTGGGCACAGCTGTCGCTGTGCTCTTTATCGCAGAACAGTCGTTGACCAGTTACGGTCTTGGGTATTACATCGTCATCGAAACCTATCAGGTTCTTCTCTATCCTGAGATGTATACGGGGATCATGGGGATGGGAGTGCTTGGTGTTCTGCTTTATTTCGGCATTTATTCCATTGAGCTGAAAGTGAGCAGGCACATGTTTATTGAATAG
- a CDS encoding ABC transporter ATP-binding protein, protein MISISDLSFQYGDGTNLFCDFSFHVKRGESWTIIGPSGCGKTTLLFLIAGLNHPTTGKILIDGKSIERPRPSTGLVLQDHGLLPWATVEKNCRLGLEIRKFYGPDGKHSPSDLRPDEKEEQERVEHWLSWLGIDHLKSMFPSQLSRGQRQRAAIARTLVLQPDLLLMDEPFSALDAPIREELQWVMNGFHRESGLTSLTVTHDIEEAVVLGEKILVLGNRCNREPVVIVNHLSGMLDSRKNPEFIQRCEELKDILVSNKQGVFNDMSGAQ, encoded by the coding sequence ATGATCAGTATCAGCGACCTCAGTTTTCAATATGGAGATGGAACAAACCTGTTCTGTGATTTTTCATTCCATGTGAAACGGGGGGAATCCTGGACAATTATCGGTCCGTCCGGCTGCGGCAAAACAACCCTGCTTTTTCTTATTGCAGGGTTGAATCATCCGACGACTGGAAAGATTCTTATCGATGGTAAATCAATAGAGCGACCTCGTCCGTCCACCGGGCTGGTACTTCAGGATCATGGTCTGCTTCCCTGGGCAACAGTGGAAAAAAACTGCAGACTTGGTCTTGAGATAAGAAAGTTTTATGGACCAGACGGAAAACACAGTCCCTCTGATCTTCGGCCGGATGAAAAGGAAGAGCAGGAACGGGTTGAGCACTGGCTTAGCTGGTTGGGTATTGATCACTTGAAATCGATGTTTCCCTCCCAGTTGTCCAGAGGGCAGCGACAGCGGGCGGCTATTGCCCGAACTCTGGTTCTTCAGCCTGACCTGCTTCTGATGGATGAACCTTTTTCAGCTCTTGATGCTCCCATACGTGAAGAGCTGCAGTGGGTGATGAATGGTTTTCATCGGGAGTCTGGATTGACCTCATTGACGGTGACCCATGATATTGAAGAAGCAGTTGTTCTCGGGGAAAAGATCCTGGTTCTTGGTAACCGATGCAACAGGGAGCCGGTCGTTATTGTAAATCATCTTTCGGGAATGCTGGACAGCAGAAAAAATCCCGAATTTATTCAACGCTGTGAGGAGCTGAAAGATATTCTTGTTTCAAACAAACAGGGTGTTTTCAACGACATGAGTGGAGCGCAATGA
- a CDS encoding ABC transporter substrate-binding protein yields the protein MALLPIPDVLPVFVAEENNYFKDLGIVVETLAVGSALERDQLMQAGRIDGMINEISGAAMFNRKKNMVKIVGIARSPLGDAPLFRVLGAPGSGIKGVTELAGVPIGISKNTVIEYISDRLLAAGGVGKKNRVYKSVPVLPERLQLLLSGQIKAATLPDPLGTSALAAGAVEIVNDTSLGDVSCSVISFSTASLEEKKETVKKFMVAWDRAVTELNADPQKYRALMLKKIRVPGNVQKSFAIPPFPVKALPTPGQWEDVMNWMVEKKLLKGALKYEDSITLDFLPE from the coding sequence ATGGCATTGCTGCCAATTCCGGATGTTTTACCCGTCTTTGTCGCTGAGGAAAATAATTATTTCAAAGATCTTGGTATTGTAGTGGAAACGCTTGCCGTGGGAAGCGCTCTTGAGAGGGATCAGTTGATGCAGGCGGGAAGAATTGATGGCATGATCAACGAAATTTCCGGTGCGGCCATGTTCAACCGGAAGAAAAACATGGTCAAAATTGTTGGAATTGCCAGATCTCCCCTTGGTGATGCCCCTCTTTTCAGGGTTCTTGGAGCACCGGGAAGTGGGATTAAAGGTGTTACCGAGCTGGCTGGTGTCCCGATCGGTATTTCAAAAAACACGGTAATTGAATATATCAGTGATCGCCTTCTTGCTGCCGGAGGTGTCGGGAAGAAAAATAGAGTCTATAAATCCGTACCGGTACTGCCTGAACGTCTGCAGCTTCTTCTTTCCGGTCAGATAAAGGCCGCCACCCTGCCTGATCCCCTGGGAACCAGTGCTCTGGCCGCGGGAGCTGTTGAAATAGTCAATGATACAAGTCTTGGAGACGTCAGTTGCAGTGTCATTAGTTTTTCAACTGCCAGTCTTGAAGAAAAAAAAGAGACTGTGAAAAAATTCATGGTTGCCTGGGACAGGGCAGTTACCGAGTTGAATGCTGATCCGCAAAAATACAGGGCGCTGATGTTAAAAAAAATAAGAGTACCCGGAAATGTGCAGAAGAGTTTTGCTATCCCGCCTTTTCCTGTGAAAGCTCTTCCCACTCCTGGGCAGTGGGAAGATGTCATGAACTGGATGGTGGAGAAAAAACTGTTGAAGGGAGCACTAAAGTATGAGGATTCCATCACTCTCGATTTTCTCCCGGAATAA
- a CDS encoding hydantoinase/oxoprolinase family protein: METYIIGIDTGGTYTDGVLIETETGNIVTVAKKPTTRFQLSSGVSEVLKTLMKQSGLTPEQVTQVAVSSTLATNSVVEKRGARVAVLVIGYVKHFKLPVKAVLYIKGGHNLQGEEEEPLDIDYLVSLIHGLKNEVDSYAVCSAMSIKNPAHELVTEKAISMIDPKPVFCSHRVSSQAGMEERAATAALHARLMPVMTEFMEGVSSALTECKLTCPVLTVAGNGALLPAEKAVLQAGLTVASGPACSAVFGAQAAALKDCLVVDIGGTTTDITMIKDGSPTLLNDGCNIGAWKTHVEAIDMHTGGIGGDSFVHVGKKGDITVGPIRVIPLAMKTDGPPVETWLGSGDSCQLLVRGPGLETDELKQLMGTNGWTTPAIIRKKTGTGSISLEKVIDRLIRQQQLQEYGFTPTDALHVLNRLHIGNREIAVRSADILGKTVGLSGREFAKKILEMTRDKIETLIIKSVIHSIQGKSLTGFLDKTRNHPVLGVSFSLKIPLVGIGGSAQCFLPEIAEKLRTTVTFPQYGEVGNAVGAAIQVQKSQTITAHSENS, encoded by the coding sequence ATGGAAACCTATATAATCGGCATAGACACTGGCGGAACATACACTGATGGTGTTCTCATTGAAACCGAAACCGGAAATATTGTCACCGTCGCCAAGAAACCGACAACCCGTTTTCAGCTGTCCTCTGGTGTCAGCGAGGTTTTGAAAACACTCATGAAACAATCCGGCCTCACCCCGGAACAGGTGACACAGGTAGCAGTTTCCTCCACGCTTGCCACCAACAGTGTTGTGGAAAAACGCGGCGCCCGGGTTGCCGTTCTTGTTATCGGTTATGTAAAACATTTCAAACTGCCGGTCAAAGCAGTGCTCTACATCAAGGGGGGACACAATCTCCAGGGCGAGGAGGAAGAACCCCTTGATATTGACTATCTCGTCAGCCTTATCCATGGCCTGAAAAATGAGGTTGACAGTTACGCGGTCTGTTCAGCCATGTCCATTAAAAACCCGGCTCATGAACTTGTTACGGAAAAAGCCATCTCAATGATAGACCCCAAACCCGTTTTCTGCTCCCACCGGGTCAGTAGCCAGGCCGGCATGGAAGAGCGAGCAGCCACTGCCGCTCTGCACGCCAGGTTAATGCCTGTGATGACAGAATTCATGGAAGGAGTCTCAAGCGCACTAACCGAATGCAAACTGACCTGCCCTGTATTAACAGTTGCAGGAAACGGGGCTTTGCTTCCCGCTGAAAAAGCTGTTCTTCAAGCAGGCCTCACAGTGGCCAGCGGTCCTGCATGCAGCGCTGTTTTCGGTGCTCAAGCCGCAGCCCTCAAAGATTGTCTGGTTGTCGATATTGGTGGAACCACGACCGATATCACCATGATAAAAGACGGCTCCCCCACACTTTTAAATGATGGTTGCAATATAGGAGCGTGGAAGACCCATGTTGAAGCAATCGACATGCACACCGGCGGTATAGGAGGTGACAGTTTTGTCCATGTTGGCAAAAAAGGCGATATCACTGTCGGGCCGATTCGCGTGATTCCCCTGGCCATGAAAACAGATGGACCACCGGTTGAAACCTGGCTTGGGTCCGGAGATTCCTGCCAGCTTCTTGTTCGTGGCCCCGGACTGGAAACCGACGAACTGAAACAGCTCATGGGAACAAATGGCTGGACAACTCCCGCTATCATAAGAAAAAAGACCGGAACAGGCAGTATCTCCCTTGAGAAGGTCATTGACAGGCTTATAAGGCAGCAGCAACTGCAGGAGTACGGGTTCACGCCGACAGATGCCCTGCATGTCCTGAACAGGCTTCATATAGGCAACAGGGAAATTGCTGTCCGAAGTGCTGATATCCTCGGAAAAACCGTGGGACTGAGCGGCCGGGAGTTTGCAAAAAAAATCCTGGAAATGACCAGAGATAAAATCGAAACATTGATCATCAAATCTGTCATCCACTCAATTCAGGGCAAATCATTGACCGGATTTCTTGACAAAACCAGGAATCATCCCGTTCTTGGGGTAAGCTTTTCCCTGAAAATCCCCCTGGTGGGTATCGGCGGTTCTGCGCAGTGTTTCCTGCCTGAAATTGCTGAAAAACTGCGAACCACCGTCACCTTTCCGCAATATGGGGAAGTCGGTAACGCTGTCGGGGCAGCCATTCAGGTACAAAAATCACAGACCATCACTGCCCATTCAGAAAATTCTTGA
- the proC gene encoding pyrroline-5-carboxylate reductase, whose protein sequence is MLKEKKIGFIGSGNMGEALISGLVLSGATVPENIICSDIREEPLVEMREKYNIATTTSNVEVVERSEVIIYATKPQILASVLKETANVLDKSKLVISIAAGVPLAAIASGLGKELRLIRVMPNICAFVKESATAIAAGEFVLEGDVDIAKAIFDSVGISVFIQENILMDAFTGLSGSGPAYVFLIIDAMADAGVKMGLSRRDSLLLSAQTVMGSAKLLLESNEHPGQLKDRVTSPGGTSIAGIHTLEQGGLRTTIIDAVEAATNRSMELGEQMVKNFLNGQ, encoded by the coding sequence ATGCTGAAAGAAAAAAAAATCGGATTCATCGGCAGTGGTAATATGGGGGAAGCGCTTATCAGCGGTCTTGTGCTGTCAGGGGCAACAGTTCCTGAAAACATAATCTGCTCAGATATCCGTGAAGAACCCCTGGTGGAGATGCGGGAAAAATATAATATTGCCACAACCACCAGTAACGTAGAGGTTGTGGAACGGTCCGAGGTTATCATCTACGCGACAAAACCGCAGATTCTTGCCTCGGTTTTAAAGGAGACGGCCAATGTCCTTGATAAATCAAAGCTGGTGATTTCCATAGCAGCGGGTGTTCCCCTGGCGGCCATAGCGTCGGGGCTGGGAAAAGAGCTACGATTGATCAGGGTTATGCCCAATATCTGCGCTTTTGTCAAGGAGAGTGCCACTGCCATAGCTGCCGGGGAGTTTGTGCTTGAGGGTGACGTTGATATAGCCAAGGCCATTTTTGACTCTGTGGGTATCAGTGTCTTTATTCAGGAAAATATATTGATGGATGCTTTCACCGGTCTTTCAGGCAGTGGACCGGCCTATGTTTTTCTCATTATTGATGCCATGGCCGATGCCGGGGTGAAAATGGGGCTTTCCAGGCGGGATTCCCTGCTTCTCTCTGCCCAGACTGTTATGGGCTCAGCCAAACTCCTGCTGGAATCAAATGAACATCCCGGACAACTGAAAGACAGGGTTACCTCGCCGGGGGGAACGTCCATTGCCGGCATTCATACCCTTGAACAGGGGGGGTTGCGAACGACTATTATTGATGCAGTGGAGGCGGCCACAAACAGGTCAATGGAACTCGGTGAGCAAATGGTCAAGAATTTTCTGAATGGGCAGTGA
- a CDS encoding glycosyltransferase family 10 domain-containing protein has protein sequence MSKKFFSFSGSISEKESEAAASVSGKEGLITVKFMHRGLKRGGSPEGFLRQFPGGIPQWKNCRFVFDVDFREYDWLVVYHDLPEDGFLTEEKLACSRERTMLITGEPSTITVFGSDYLRQFGCILTFQEPWAMKHPDCIYHHPGLVWHYGLPFGGGEFITYDEIAAMKPPEKTKTISTVCSQRKGNITLHSTRVDFTWRLKDDLPELDIFGHGVNPMDDKAEALDPYQYHIAVENHVYNHHLTEKLPDAFLGYTLPFYHGAPNAADYFPKESFIPIDINDYNRSREIISSHINNNEYEDRLPYIIEARRRVLEEENLFAILDRQISKKNEEIKTETAGKVIRNRSTMRIKNPVAGVRSLSQKAITKLYHRVTFKSRNKARNL, from the coding sequence GTGTCGAAAAAATTTTTTTCATTTTCCGGTTCTATAAGCGAAAAAGAGAGCGAAGCTGCTGCTTCCGTATCGGGGAAAGAGGGACTCATTACCGTGAAGTTCATGCACAGAGGACTGAAACGGGGAGGTTCTCCGGAGGGGTTTCTCAGGCAGTTTCCAGGAGGGATTCCTCAATGGAAAAACTGCCGTTTTGTTTTTGATGTGGATTTTCGCGAGTATGACTGGCTGGTTGTCTATCATGATTTGCCTGAAGACGGATTTCTGACGGAAGAAAAGCTGGCCTGTTCCCGGGAAAGAACGATGCTGATAACCGGGGAGCCGTCCACAATTACTGTTTTTGGGTCAGATTATCTTCGTCAGTTCGGGTGTATTCTCACTTTCCAGGAACCCTGGGCAATGAAGCATCCTGACTGCATCTATCATCATCCTGGGCTCGTATGGCATTACGGTCTGCCTTTCGGGGGCGGAGAGTTTATTACCTACGATGAGATTGCAGCCATGAAACCACCGGAAAAAACAAAGACAATTTCAACAGTCTGTTCCCAGCGAAAAGGAAATATTACCCTCCATTCCACCCGGGTTGATTTTACCTGGCGACTCAAGGATGATCTACCTGAACTGGATATTTTCGGGCATGGTGTCAATCCCATGGATGATAAGGCAGAGGCTCTTGATCCTTATCAGTATCATATTGCAGTGGAAAACCATGTATACAACCATCATCTGACGGAAAAACTGCCGGATGCCTTTTTGGGGTATACTCTGCCGTTTTACCACGGTGCGCCGAATGCGGCGGATTACTTCCCGAAAGAGAGTTTTATTCCGATCGATATCAATGATTACAACCGTTCCAGAGAGATTATCAGCAGTCATATTAATAATAATGAATACGAAGACAGGTTACCGTATATAATTGAAGCCCGGCGGAGAGTACTGGAAGAAGAGAATCTTTTTGCCATTCTGGATCGGCAGATTTCAAAGAAGAACGAGGAAATCAAAACAGAAACTGCTGGAAAGGTGATCCGTAATCGTTCAACCATGCGGATAAAAAACCCGGTTGCCGGGGTGCGAAGCCTTTCCCAGAAGGCGATAACAAAACTGTATCACCGGGTCACCTTTAAATCCCGGAACAAGGCCAGAAATCTGTAA